In the genome of Cronobacter malonaticus LMG 23826, one region contains:
- the zntR gene encoding Zn(2+)-responsive transcriptional regulator, with protein MYRIGELARLADVTPDTVRYYEKQKMMEHEIRTEGGFRLYTENDLRRLRFIRHARQLGFTLEAIRELLSIRIDPEHHTCQESKSIVQARLHEVDSRIQELQNMRASLQKLNDACCGTAHSSVYCSILETLEQGANGESGQH; from the coding sequence ATGTACCGTATTGGAGAGCTTGCTCGTCTGGCTGACGTTACGCCTGACACTGTGCGTTATTACGAGAAGCAAAAGATGATGGAGCATGAAATCCGCACCGAAGGTGGTTTCAGGCTCTATACAGAAAACGATTTGCGGCGCCTGCGCTTTATCCGACATGCGCGTCAGCTCGGCTTTACGCTCGAGGCGATACGCGAGCTATTATCGATCCGAATTGATCCCGAGCATCACACCTGTCAGGAGTCGAAGAGTATTGTTCAGGCGCGACTGCATGAAGTGGACAGCAGAATACAGGAATTACAAAACATGCGCGCTTCGCTGCAAAAGCTAAATGATGCGTGCTGCGGAACGGCACACAGCAGTGTTTATTGCTCGATCCTGGAAACACTCGAGCAAGGCGCGAACGGTGAGAGCGGCCAACATTGA
- a CDS encoding alternative ribosome-rescue factor A, giving the protein MNRYKHTKGQIQDNAIEALLHDPLFRQRVEKNLKGKGSYQRKAKHGKRGNWEASGKQANRFFTTGLLLSGTVKDDVRSVVSANHGFR; this is encoded by the coding sequence ATGAACCGGTACAAACATACGAAGGGGCAAATTCAGGATAATGCGATTGAGGCCCTGCTACATGATCCACTGTTTCGCCAGCGCGTTGAAAAGAATCTAAAAGGGAAAGGCAGCTATCAGCGTAAAGCGAAACACGGTAAGAGAGGTAACTGGGAGGCCAGTGGCAAACAAGCAAATCGCTTTTTTACCACTGGCCTTCTGCTTTCAGGAACGGTTAAGGACGATGTTCGTTCTGTTGTTTCAGCAAATCACGGATTTCGGTAA
- the def gene encoding peptide deformylase: MSVLQVLHIPDERLRIVAEPVTEVNADIQRIVDDMFDTMYAEEGIGLAATQVDIHQRIIVIDVSENRDERLVLINPELLEQSGETGIEEGCLSIPEQRAFVPRAEKVKIRALDRDGKPFELEADGLLAICIQHEMDHLVGKLFIDYLSPMKRQRIRQKVEKLDRMKAKAAG, from the coding sequence ATGTCAGTTTTGCAGGTATTACATATTCCGGACGAGCGGCTTCGCATCGTCGCTGAACCGGTTACAGAAGTTAATGCAGATATTCAGCGTATCGTTGATGATATGTTCGACACGATGTACGCCGAAGAAGGCATTGGGCTTGCTGCAACCCAGGTGGATATTCATCAGCGCATTATCGTGATTGATGTTTCTGAAAACCGTGATGAGCGCCTGGTGCTTATTAACCCTGAGCTGCTGGAACAGTCCGGCGAAACCGGCATCGAAGAAGGTTGCCTGTCTATCCCGGAACAGCGCGCTTTTGTGCCACGTGCCGAGAAAGTCAAAATCCGCGCGCTTGACCGCGACGGGAAGCCGTTTGAACTGGAAGCCGACGGCCTGCTGGCCATCTGCATTCAGCATGAAATGGATCATCTGGTCGGTAAATTGTTTATCGATTACCTGTCGCCAATGAAGCGCCAGCGTATTCGGCAGAAAGTTGAAAAACTGGATCGCATGAAGGCGAAAGCCGCAGGTTAA
- the fmt gene encoding methionyl-tRNA formyltransferase codes for MSESLRIIFAGTPDFAARHLDALLSSSHQVVGVFTQPDRPAGRGKKLMPGPVKVLAQENDIPVFQPKSLRPAENQELVAALNADVMVVVAYGLILPEAVLAMPRLGCINVHGSLLPRWRGAAPIQRSLWAGDAETGVTIMQMDKGLDTGDMLRKLSCPITDEDTSASLYDKLAQLGPQGLLATLEDLAAGRAVPEKQDDVQATYAEKLSKEEARLDWTLSAVRLERCIRAFNPWPVSFFMIDEQPVKVWKASVIHQQSNAAPGTILDAGKQGIQIATTDGILNLEELQPAGKKPMSAQDILNSRREWFTPGNILA; via the coding sequence GTGTCCGAGTCACTTCGCATTATCTTCGCCGGTACGCCGGATTTCGCAGCGCGTCATCTTGACGCGCTGTTATCCTCTTCGCATCAGGTAGTTGGCGTGTTCACTCAGCCAGACCGTCCGGCGGGCCGTGGCAAAAAGCTGATGCCAGGGCCGGTAAAAGTGCTGGCGCAGGAAAACGACATTCCGGTCTTTCAGCCGAAATCTCTGCGTCCCGCGGAGAACCAGGAGCTTGTGGCCGCGCTGAATGCCGATGTCATGGTGGTCGTCGCTTACGGTTTGATTCTTCCGGAAGCGGTGCTGGCGATGCCTCGCCTGGGCTGTATTAACGTACACGGCTCGCTGCTTCCGCGCTGGCGCGGTGCGGCGCCTATTCAGCGTTCGCTGTGGGCGGGCGATGCCGAAACCGGCGTGACTATCATGCAAATGGACAAAGGGCTCGATACCGGCGACATGTTGCGTAAGCTTTCCTGCCCGATTACTGATGAGGACACCAGCGCCTCTCTGTATGACAAGCTGGCACAGCTTGGCCCGCAAGGGCTGCTCGCCACGCTTGAGGATTTGGCCGCAGGCCGCGCAGTTCCTGAAAAGCAGGATGACGTACAGGCGACGTATGCAGAGAAGCTCAGTAAAGAAGAGGCCCGTCTCGACTGGACGCTTTCCGCTGTGCGGCTTGAACGCTGTATCCGCGCGTTTAACCCCTGGCCGGTCAGCTTTTTCATGATTGACGAACAGCCTGTGAAAGTCTGGAAGGCGTCGGTTATCCATCAGCAGAGTAACGCTGCACCAGGCACTATTCTTGATGCCGGTAAACAGGGTATCCAGATAGCGACGACTGATGGCATCCTTAATCTGGAAGAACTCCAGCCTGCCGGTAAAAAACCGATGTCAGCGCAGGATATCTTAAACTCCCGCCGGGAGTGGTTTACGCCAGGCAATATCCTCGCCTGA
- the dprA gene encoding DNA-protecting protein DprA: MSPTEIWLRLMAVYSLGGEIMVRAFKRLQNMPGDPALALRLAGLNIKQRTLFFNYPQAKLEAVLRWLDMPGHHLITALSPEYPVALRAIDCFPGALLVAGDPRALSRPQLAVVGSRHHSWYGEQWGSKLCYALAESGLTLTSGLALGIDAIAHRSALKAQGKTIAVLGNGLAQIYPARHRKLAEEIVERGGALVSEFPFEAQPRPAHFPRRNRIISGLGVGVLVVEAALRSGSLVTARCALEQGREVFALPGPVGNPGCEGPHWLIQQGAVAVTHPQDIIDYLQNELPWLTTVNYSPDQEEGALPFPELLANVGDEVTPVDVVAERAGQPVPLTVAQLLELELAGWIAAVPGGYVRVRRAGHVRRTNVFV, translated from the coding sequence ATGTCACCAACGGAGATTTGGTTACGCCTGATGGCGGTGTATAGCCTCGGCGGTGAAATAATGGTTCGGGCTTTCAAACGGCTGCAAAATATGCCCGGCGATCCCGCTCTGGCATTACGGCTGGCGGGGCTGAACATTAAGCAACGCACGCTCTTTTTTAATTATCCGCAGGCAAAGCTTGAGGCGGTTCTGCGCTGGCTTGATATGCCGGGGCATCATCTGATTACCGCGCTGTCGCCAGAGTATCCCGTTGCTCTACGCGCGATCGACTGTTTTCCTGGTGCGTTGCTGGTGGCAGGCGATCCCCGGGCACTGTCCCGCCCGCAACTGGCCGTCGTCGGTAGTCGCCATCATTCCTGGTATGGCGAACAGTGGGGAAGCAAACTCTGCTATGCGCTAGCCGAAAGCGGCCTCACCTTAACCAGTGGGCTTGCGCTGGGGATTGATGCTATTGCGCATCGCAGCGCGCTTAAGGCGCAGGGGAAAACCATCGCTGTGCTGGGCAACGGCCTTGCGCAGATCTATCCGGCGCGTCACCGTAAACTGGCGGAGGAGATCGTAGAACGGGGCGGTGCGCTCGTGTCCGAGTTTCCGTTTGAAGCACAACCCCGCCCGGCTCACTTCCCAAGGCGTAATCGCATCATCAGTGGCTTAGGCGTCGGCGTGCTGGTGGTGGAGGCGGCGTTACGCAGCGGCTCGCTGGTCACTGCCCGTTGCGCACTGGAACAAGGCCGGGAGGTTTTCGCACTCCCTGGGCCTGTTGGTAATCCCGGTTGCGAAGGCCCGCACTGGCTGATTCAGCAAGGCGCTGTCGCCGTTACGCATCCTCAGGACATTATCGATTATTTACAAAACGAGCTGCCCTGGCTCACGACTGTGAATTATTCACCGGATCAAGAGGAAGGTGCATTGCCATTTCCCGAGCTGTTGGCTAACGTAGGAGATGAGGTTACACCTGTTGACGTCGTCGCTGAACGTGCCGGCCAACCTGTGCCATTGACGGTAGCCCAGCTACTCGAACTGGAGTTAGCAGGATGGATCGCAGCTGTACCCGGCGGCTATGTCCGAGTGAGGAGGGCAGGCCATGTTCGACGTACTAATGTATTTGTTTGA
- the trkA gene encoding Trk system potassium transporter TrkA, producing MKIIILGAGQVGGTLAENLVGENNDITVVDTNSDRLRVLQDKFDLRVVQGHGSHPRVLREAGADDADMLVAVTSSDETNMIACQVAYSLFNTPNRIARIRAPDYVRDAERLFTPEAVPIDHLIAPEQLVIDNIYRLIEYPGALQVVNFAEGKVSLAVVKAYYGGPLVGNALSTMREHMPHIDTRVAAIFRHDRPIRPQGSTIVEAGDEVFFIAASQHIRAVMSELQRLEKPYKRIMLVGGGNIGAGLAQRLEKDYSVKLIERDQQRAAELAEKLQHTIVFYGDASDQELLAEEHIDQVDLFIAVTNDDEANIMSAMLAKRMGAKKVMVLIQRRAYVDLVQGSVIDIAISPQQATISALLGHVRKADIVSVSSLRRGVAEAIEAVAHGDETTSRVVGRVIDDIKLPPGTIIGAVVRGNDVMIANDNLRIEQGDHVIMFLTDKKFVTDVERLFQPSPFFL from the coding sequence ATGAAAATTATCATTTTGGGTGCCGGTCAGGTGGGCGGCACCCTGGCGGAAAACCTGGTGGGTGAAAATAACGACATTACCGTTGTCGATACCAACAGCGATCGCCTTCGCGTCCTTCAGGATAAATTTGATCTGCGCGTCGTGCAGGGACACGGCTCCCATCCGCGCGTTCTGCGCGAAGCCGGTGCCGATGACGCGGATATGCTGGTTGCGGTGACCAGCTCAGATGAAACAAACATGATTGCCTGCCAGGTGGCGTATTCGCTTTTCAATACGCCCAACCGCATCGCGCGTATCCGTGCGCCAGATTATGTCCGTGACGCCGAGCGTCTGTTCACGCCTGAGGCGGTGCCCATCGATCATCTGATAGCTCCCGAACAGCTGGTCATTGATAATATCTACCGGCTGATTGAATATCCGGGCGCGTTGCAGGTGGTGAATTTCGCCGAAGGTAAAGTCAGCCTCGCGGTGGTAAAAGCCTATTATGGCGGGCCGCTGGTCGGCAATGCGCTGTCGACCATGCGCGAACATATGCCGCATATCGACACCCGCGTGGCCGCTATTTTTCGCCACGACAGGCCGATCAGACCGCAGGGTTCCACTATTGTGGAGGCAGGCGATGAGGTGTTCTTTATCGCGGCATCGCAACATATTCGCGCTGTCATGAGCGAACTTCAGCGTCTTGAAAAGCCATATAAACGCATCATGCTGGTCGGCGGCGGCAATATCGGCGCAGGCCTCGCGCAGCGGCTGGAAAAAGACTACAGCGTTAAGCTTATCGAGCGCGATCAACAGCGCGCGGCGGAGCTTGCCGAAAAACTCCAGCATACGATCGTTTTTTATGGCGACGCGTCGGATCAGGAACTGCTCGCGGAAGAGCATATCGATCAGGTGGATCTCTTTATTGCTGTCACTAACGATGACGAAGCGAATATTATGTCCGCTATGCTCGCCAAACGGATGGGTGCCAAAAAAGTTATGGTGCTGATCCAGCGGCGCGCTTATGTGGATCTGGTGCAGGGAAGTGTGATCGATATAGCTATCTCGCCGCAACAAGCCACGATTTCCGCGCTGCTTGGCCATGTGCGCAAGGCCGATATCGTCAGCGTTTCCTCTTTACGCCGTGGTGTAGCTGAAGCTATCGAAGCCGTAGCGCATGGCGACGAAACGACGTCCAGGGTAGTCGGGCGGGTCATCGATGATATCAAACTGCCGCCAGGCACCATTATCGGTGCCGTTGTTCGCGGTAATGATGTCATGATCGCCAATGACAATTTACGTATCGAGCAGGGCGACCACGTGATTATGTTCCTGACCGATAAAAAATTCGTCACCGATGTCGAGCGCCTGTTCCAGCCAAGCCCGTTCTTTTTATAA
- the rplQ gene encoding 50S ribosomal protein L17, giving the protein MRHRKSGRQLNRNSSHRQAMFRNMAGSLVRHEIIKTTLPKAKELRRVVEPLITLAKTDSVANRRLAFARTRDNEIVAKLFNELGPRFASRAGGYTRILKCGFRAGDNAPMAYIELVDRAEPQAEAAAE; this is encoded by the coding sequence ATGCGCCATCGTAAGAGTGGTCGTCAACTGAACCGCAACAGCAGCCATCGCCAGGCTATGTTCCGCAACATGGCAGGTTCTCTGGTTCGTCATGAAATCATCAAGACGACCCTGCCGAAAGCGAAAGAGCTGCGTCGCGTAGTTGAGCCGCTGATTACTCTTGCCAAGACTGACAGCGTTGCTAATCGTCGTCTGGCATTCGCCCGTACTCGTGATAACGAGATCGTGGCAAAACTGTTTAACGAGCTGGGCCCGCGTTTCGCGAGCCGTGCCGGTGGTTACACTCGTATTCTGAAGTGTGGCTTCCGTGCTGGTGACAACGCTCCGATGGCATACATCGAGCTGGTTGATCGCGCCGAGCCGCAAGCAGAAGCAGCTGCAGAGTAA
- the mscL gene encoding large-conductance mechanosensitive channel protein MscL — protein MSFFKEFREFAMRGNVVDLAVGVIIGAAFGKIVSSLVADIIMPPLGLLIGGIDFKQFALTLRPAVGDTPAVIMHYGVFIQNVFDFVIVAFAIFLAIKVINKLHQKKPKEAPGPSKEEVLLTEIRDLLKQQNEHRP, from the coding sequence ATGAGTTTTTTTAAAGAGTTTCGTGAATTCGCGATGCGCGGAAATGTGGTGGACCTGGCAGTGGGTGTCATTATCGGTGCGGCTTTCGGTAAGATTGTCTCGTCACTTGTTGCCGATATTATTATGCCGCCACTAGGGTTACTGATCGGCGGTATCGACTTCAAGCAGTTCGCTTTGACATTACGCCCTGCGGTTGGCGATACGCCAGCGGTTATCATGCATTATGGTGTGTTTATTCAGAACGTATTCGATTTTGTAATCGTCGCTTTCGCTATTTTCCTGGCAATTAAGGTAATTAATAAATTACACCAGAAAAAACCGAAGGAAGCTCCGGGCCCCAGCAAAGAAGAAGTGCTGCTTACCGAAATCCGTGATTTGCTGAAACAACAGAACGAACATCGTCCTTAA
- the rpsD gene encoding 30S ribosomal protein S4 gives MARYLGPKLKLSRREGTDLFLKSGVRAIDTKCKIEQAPGQHGARKPRLSDYGVQLREKQKVRRIYGVLERQFRNYYKEAARLKGNTGENLLALLEGRLDNVVYRMGFGATRAEARQLVSHKAIMVNGRVVNIASYQVSPNDVVSVREKAKKQSRVKAALELAEQREKPTWLEVDAGKMEGTFKRKPERTDLSADINEHLIVELYSK, from the coding sequence ATGGCAAGATATTTGGGTCCTAAGCTCAAGCTGAGCCGTCGCGAGGGCACAGACCTGTTCCTTAAGTCTGGCGTTCGCGCGATCGATACCAAGTGTAAAATTGAACAAGCTCCTGGCCAGCACGGTGCGCGTAAACCGCGTCTGTCTGACTATGGTGTGCAGTTGCGTGAAAAGCAAAAAGTTCGCCGTATCTACGGTGTGCTGGAGCGTCAGTTCCGTAACTACTATAAAGAAGCCGCGCGTCTGAAAGGCAACACCGGTGAAAACCTGTTGGCTCTGCTGGAAGGTCGTCTGGACAACGTTGTATACCGTATGGGCTTCGGCGCCACTCGTGCAGAAGCACGTCAGCTGGTTAGCCACAAAGCCATCATGGTAAACGGTCGTGTTGTTAACATCGCTTCTTACCAGGTTAGTCCGAACGACGTAGTCAGCGTTCGTGAGAAAGCGAAAAAGCAGTCTCGCGTGAAAGCCGCTCTGGAGCTGGCTGAGCAGCGTGAAAAGCCAACCTGGCTGGAAGTTGATGCTGGCAAGATGGAAGGTACCTTCAAGCGTAAGCCTGAACGCACCGATCTGTCTGCGGACATTAACGAACACCTGATCGTCGAGCTTTACTCCAAGTAA
- a CDS encoding DUF1992 domain-containing protein, which yields MWLMDQWAERHILEAQQKGEFDNLPGTGEPLILNDDSHLSPELRVGYRLLKNAGFLPPELEARKEALMLNDLLAEINQQHPDYQHVCKRLTLLELKLKQAGLSTDFLHGSYARAVASKMEE from the coding sequence ATGTGGTTAATGGATCAGTGGGCTGAGCGTCATATTCTCGAAGCCCAGCAAAAAGGCGAATTCGACAATCTACCCGGTACTGGCGAGCCGTTAATCCTGAATGACGATTCTCATTTGTCCCCTGAGCTACGGGTAGGTTATCGGCTATTGAAAAATGCAGGCTTTCTTCCTCCCGAACTTGAAGCGCGGAAAGAAGCGCTGATGCTTAACGATCTGCTTGCGGAAATTAACCAGCAGCATCCGGATTACCAGCATGTCTGTAAAAGGCTGACGTTACTTGAGCTGAAATTAAAACAGGCTGGATTGAGTACAGACTTTTTACATGGCAGTTATGCCCGCGCTGTCGCCAGTAAAATGGAGGAGTAA
- the rsmB gene encoding 16S rRNA (cytosine(967)-C(5))-methyltransferase RsmB — MKKSINLRSLAAQAIEQVVEKGQSLSTVLPPLQHKVSDKDKALLQELCFGVLRTLSQLEWLINKLMSRPMTGKQRTIHYLIMVGLYQLLYTRIPPHAALAETVEGAVAIKRMQFKGLINGVLRQFQRQQDELLAEFAGQDARWLHPMWLLNRLQTAWPREWQAIVEANNERPPMWLRVNRQHHSRDEWLTLLEENGMTGHIHPRYPDAIRLDAPAPVSALPGFEQGWVTVQDASAQGCVELLAPQNGETILDLCAAPGGKTTHILEAAPQASVMAVDVDAQRISRVYENLKRLKVKADVKVGDGRFPSTWCGDTQFDRILLDAPCSATGVIRRHPDIKWLRRDSDINELAQLQSEILDAIWPHLKPGGTLLYATCSVLPDENSEQIRAFLTRTPDAQLDGTGSQHTPGIQNLPGATEGDGFFYAKLIKK, encoded by the coding sequence ATGAAAAAATCCATTAATCTCCGCAGTCTGGCGGCGCAGGCTATCGAACAGGTAGTCGAAAAAGGCCAGTCCCTAAGTACCGTTCTGCCGCCGCTCCAGCATAAAGTCTCTGATAAAGACAAAGCGCTGTTACAGGAACTCTGTTTCGGCGTGCTGCGCACGCTCTCGCAGCTCGAATGGCTTATCAATAAACTAATGTCACGCCCGATGACGGGTAAGCAACGCACCATTCATTATTTAATCATGGTGGGCTTGTATCAGCTTCTTTATACCCGCATCCCGCCACACGCGGCGTTGGCTGAGACGGTAGAAGGCGCAGTTGCTATTAAGCGCATGCAGTTTAAAGGGCTGATTAATGGCGTATTGCGTCAATTTCAGCGCCAGCAGGACGAACTGCTGGCTGAATTTGCCGGCCAGGATGCGCGCTGGTTACACCCGATGTGGTTGCTGAACAGGCTTCAAACCGCCTGGCCCCGGGAGTGGCAAGCCATTGTGGAAGCGAACAACGAACGCCCCCCGATGTGGCTTCGCGTCAATCGCCAGCATCATTCTCGCGATGAATGGCTTACGCTGCTGGAAGAAAACGGCATGACGGGACATATCCACCCGCGTTACCCGGACGCCATACGCCTTGACGCACCAGCGCCGGTGAGCGCGCTGCCTGGCTTTGAGCAGGGCTGGGTTACGGTTCAGGACGCCTCGGCACAGGGCTGTGTCGAGCTGTTAGCGCCGCAAAACGGTGAGACGATTCTCGATCTGTGCGCCGCACCAGGCGGAAAAACTACGCATATTCTGGAAGCCGCGCCGCAAGCAAGCGTAATGGCCGTCGATGTGGACGCACAGCGTATTTCCCGCGTCTATGAAAATCTCAAACGTCTGAAGGTGAAAGCCGACGTTAAAGTGGGTGATGGGCGTTTCCCGTCGACCTGGTGCGGCGATACGCAATTCGATCGAATCCTTCTTGATGCTCCCTGCTCCGCCACCGGCGTTATCCGCCGTCATCCGGATATTAAATGGCTGCGTCGTGATTCTGATATTAATGAGCTGGCACAATTGCAGTCTGAAATTCTCGACGCTATCTGGCCGCATCTCAAACCGGGCGGTACATTGCTGTATGCCACCTGCTCCGTTTTACCGGATGAAAATAGCGAACAGATTCGGGCGTTTTTAACCAGAACGCCGGATGCGCAGTTGGACGGTACGGGATCGCAGCATACACCCGGCATTCAGAATCTGCCCGGCGCCACCGAAGGCGACGGCTTCTTTTACGCTAAGCTAATTAAAAAGTAA
- the rpsK gene encoding 30S ribosomal protein S11 — MAKAPVRARKRVRKQVSDGVAHIHASFNNTIVTITDRQGNALGWATAGGSGFRGSRKSTPFAAQVAAERCAEAVKEYGIKNLEVMVKGPGPGRESTIRALNAAGFRITNITDVTPIPHNGCRPPKKRRV, encoded by the coding sequence ATGGCAAAGGCACCAGTTCGTGCACGTAAACGTGTAAGAAAACAAGTCTCTGACGGCGTGGCTCATATCCATGCTTCTTTCAACAACACCATCGTTACTATTACTGATCGTCAAGGTAACGCTCTGGGTTGGGCAACTGCCGGTGGTTCCGGTTTCCGTGGTTCTCGCAAATCCACTCCGTTCGCAGCTCAGGTTGCAGCAGAGCGTTGCGCAGAAGCCGTGAAAGAATACGGTATCAAGAACCTGGAAGTTATGGTTAAGGGACCGGGTCCGGGCCGCGAATCTACTATTCGTGCTCTGAACGCCGCTGGTTTCCGCATCACTAATATTACTGATGTGACTCCGATCCCTCACAACGGTTGTCGTCCGCCGAAAAAACGTCGCGTATAA
- the smg gene encoding DUF494 family protein Smg translates to MFDVLMYLFETYIHNEAEMRVDQDKLTRDLTDAGFDQEDIFNALLWLEKLADYQDGLSAPMQLASDPLSMRIYTAEECQRLDASCRGFLLFLEQIQVLNLETREMVIERVMALDTAEFDLEDLKWVILMVLFNIPGCENAYQQMEELLFEVNDGMLH, encoded by the coding sequence ATGTTCGACGTACTAATGTATTTGTTTGAAACCTATATCCATAACGAAGCTGAGATGCGCGTTGACCAGGATAAGCTGACGCGGGACCTGACGGATGCGGGTTTTGATCAGGAAGATATCTTTAATGCGCTGTTATGGCTGGAAAAGCTGGCGGATTATCAGGATGGCCTTTCCGCGCCGATGCAACTGGCGTCGGATCCACTCTCAATGCGTATTTATACCGCAGAAGAGTGCCAGCGGCTGGACGCCAGCTGTCGGGGGTTCCTGCTGTTTCTGGAACAAATTCAGGTGCTGAATCTCGAAACTCGTGAAATGGTCATTGAGCGCGTCATGGCGCTGGATACTGCCGAGTTTGATTTAGAAGATCTCAAGTGGGTCATCCTGATGGTGCTGTTTAACATCCCCGGATGTGAAAACGCCTATCAACAAATGGAAGAACTGCTCTTTGAAGTGAATGACGGTATGCTGCACTGA
- the rpsM gene encoding 30S ribosomal protein S13 produces MARIAGINIPDHKHAVIALTSIYGIGKTRSKAILAAVGFAEDVKISELSEEQIDTLRDEVAKFVVEGDLRREVSMSIKRLMDLGCYRGLRHRRGLPVRGQRTKTNARTRKGPRKPIKK; encoded by the coding sequence GTGGCCCGTATAGCAGGCATTAACATTCCTGATCATAAGCATGCCGTAATCGCATTAACCTCGATCTACGGTATCGGCAAAACCCGTTCTAAAGCTATCCTGGCTGCAGTGGGTTTCGCTGAAGATGTTAAGATCAGTGAGCTGTCTGAAGAACAAATCGACACGCTGCGTGACGAAGTTGCCAAATTTGTCGTTGAAGGTGATCTGCGCCGTGAAGTGAGTATGAGCATCAAGCGCCTGATGGATCTTGGTTGCTATCGCGGTTTGCGTCATCGTCGTGGTCTCCCGGTTCGCGGTCAGCGTACCAAGACCAACGCACGTACCCGTAAGGGTCCGCGCAAACCGATCAAGAAATAA
- a CDS encoding DNA-directed RNA polymerase subunit alpha, giving the protein MQGSVTEFLKPRLVDIEQVSSTHAKVTLEPLERGFGHTLGNALRRILLSSMPGCAVTEVEIDGVLHEYSTKEGVQEDILEILLNLKGLAVRVQGKDEVVLTLNKSGIGPVTAADITHDGDVEIVKPQHVICHLTDENASISMRIKVQRGRGYVPASARIHSEEDERPIGRLLVDACYSPVERIAYNVEAARVEQRTDLDKLVIEMETNGTIDPEEAIRRAATILAEQLEAFVDLRDVRQPEVKEEKPEFDPILLRPVDDLELTVRSANCLKAEAIHYIGDLVQRTEVELLKTPNLGKKSLTEIKDVLASRGLSLGMRLENWPPASIADE; this is encoded by the coding sequence ATGCAGGGTTCTGTGACAGAGTTTCTAAAACCGCGCCTGGTAGATATCGAGCAAGTGAGTTCGACGCACGCCAAGGTGACCCTTGAGCCTTTAGAGCGTGGCTTTGGCCATACTCTGGGTAACGCACTGCGCCGTATTCTGCTTTCATCGATGCCGGGTTGCGCGGTGACCGAGGTTGAGATTGATGGTGTACTGCACGAGTACAGCACCAAAGAAGGCGTTCAGGAAGATATCCTGGAAATCCTGCTCAACCTGAAAGGGCTGGCGGTGAGAGTTCAGGGTAAAGATGAAGTCGTACTTACTCTGAATAAATCTGGCATTGGCCCTGTAACCGCAGCCGACATCACCCATGATGGTGATGTCGAAATCGTCAAGCCGCAGCATGTGATCTGCCACCTGACCGATGAAAACGCATCTATTAGCATGCGTATCAAAGTTCAGCGCGGCCGTGGTTATGTGCCGGCGTCTGCCCGAATTCATTCGGAAGAAGATGAGCGCCCAATCGGCCGTCTGCTGGTCGACGCTTGCTACAGCCCTGTAGAACGTATTGCCTACAATGTTGAAGCAGCGCGTGTAGAACAGCGTACCGACCTGGACAAGCTGGTCATCGAAATGGAAACCAACGGCACAATCGATCCTGAAGAGGCGATTCGTCGTGCGGCGACCATTCTGGCAGAACAACTTGAAGCTTTCGTTGACTTACGTGATGTACGTCAGCCGGAAGTTAAAGAAGAGAAACCAGAATTCGATCCGATCCTGCTGCGCCCTGTTGACGATCTGGAATTGACTGTCCGCTCTGCTAACTGCCTTAAGGCAGAAGCTATCCACTATATCGGTGATCTGGTACAGCGTACCGAGGTTGAGCTGCTCAAAACGCCTAACCTTGGTAAAAAATCTCTTACTGAGATTAAAGACGTGCTGGCCTCCCGTGGTCTGTCTCTGGGCATGCGCCTGGAAAACTGGCCACCGGCAAGCATTGCTGACGAGTAA